The Kluyveromyces lactis strain NRRL Y-1140 chromosome B complete sequence genome contains a region encoding:
- the AUR1 gene encoding inositol phosphorylceramide synthase (similar to uniprot|P36107 Saccharomyces cerevisiae YKL004W AUR1 Phosphatidylinositol:ceramide phosphoinositol transferase (IPC synthase) required for sphingolipid synthesis can mutate to confer aureobasidin A resistance) encodes MANWFQRTFLANRPAGSRLANLETSFNPKLSIRKLKNYHASATDICHYGFLGSIMFFSFVVNPAPWIFKILFYSLLLLLFVIPATGQFFFNALPIFAWLSLYFTSSSFDASYRPPITVKVLPAIETILYGDNLSDILATSTNKPLDIVAWLPYGIFHFGAPFVVAAILFICGPPTILRGYAFAFGYMNLFGVMTQNLFPAAPPWYKILNGLSPANYSMHGSPGGLGRIDEYFGINLYTKGFTNSAVIFGAFPSLHSGCATMEALFFSYVFPKLTPLFVFYVCWLWWSTMYLTHHYFVDLMAGSVLSYVIFQYTKYFHLPLTEKGVYSRWTYAEIPKFNIWQTDPLYGARSDVENVPLSVLETDFELNSMENSNNSNSNSPSIFDESSPRSVSRSSLTSTDNLEQDLPLRTSTAKPNKQRFD; translated from the coding sequence GTTCCAACGAACCTTTCTTGCTAATAGACCGGCTGGTTCTAGATTGGCTAATTTAGAAACGAGTTTTAATCCCAAATTAAGCATACGGAAACTAAAGAATTACCATGCTTCAGCCACAGATATATGTCATTATGGGTTTTTAGGGAGTATAATGTTTTTCTCATTTGTTGTAAATCCTGCACCATGGATATTCAAGATACTCTTCTATTCCCTTTTGCTGCTACTATTTGTGATTCCAGCCACAGgtcaatttttctttaatgCTCTACCTATTTTTGCATGGTTGTCATTATACTTCACATCGTCATCTTTTGACGCTTCCTACAGGCCTCCGATCACCGTTAAAGTTTTACCAGCAATCGAAACTATTCTTTATGGTGATAATTTGAGTGATATTCTCGCCACTTCAACAAACAAACCATTAGATATTGTCGCTTGGTTACCATATGGGattttccattttggtGCACCATTTGTTGTGGCTGCCATTTTATTCATTTGTGGGCCTCCAACCATCTTAAGAGGATATGCGTTTGCATTCGGATACATGAACTTGTTTGGGGTGATGACTCAAAACTTGTTTCCAGCTGCTCCACCATGGTATAAGATTTTGAATGGATTATCTCCAGCAAATTACAGTATGCATGGATCACCTGGTGGTTTAGGAAGAATCGACGAATATTTCGGAATTAATTTGTATACAAAAGGGTTTACGAATTCAGCAGTCATCTTCGGAGCGTTTCCATCATTGCATTCGGGTTGTGCCACAATGGAAGCCCTGTTTTTCTCATACGTTTTCCCTAAATTGACGCCGTTGTTCGTTTTCTACGTTTGCTGGTTATGGTGGTCAACCATGTATTTGACACATCACTACTTCGTAGATCTAATGGCAGGTTCTGTCTTATCATACGTTATTTTCCAATACACCaaatatttccatttaCCATTAACTGAAAAGGGTGTTTACTCGAGGTGGACGTATGCCGAAATTCCCAAATTCAACATTTGGCAAACGGATCCATTATACGGTGCCAGAAGCGATGTGGAAAATGTCCCATTATCGGTATTGGAAACCGATTTCGAATTAAATTCAAtggaaaattcaaacaattcaaaCTCAAACTCGCCATCTATTTTCGATGAATCCTCGCCAAGATCGGTAT